In Limanda limanda chromosome 21, fLimLim1.1, whole genome shotgun sequence, a genomic segment contains:
- the st6galnac gene encoding alpha-N-acetylgalactosaminide alpha-2,6-sialyltransferase 2 isoform X1 produces MSSSSRPGVEPGSCRGTTANCPEPDSVPSCLLSPASLVSVLCLRVERRAGHAAWVMRKLVLAVVTAGSLLCVYILCVNLEESWSIEPMRNFHGFSQKPNSSSGASEERLDRRSSSSGASEERLDRRNSSERWSRPSAASTRHPELSSAAAPPPASETQTAARSTSRSEAVGGARSSTTGPTPPRSTESPFIGDARYLGEDVPAQTNCTDGFRSRVAQTRFGGRFLRRLPVVQWANHVSREQYERLSQYQGPHGWGGVDYNLVLETLSILNSSANRQMLDDWSSRSNGSACSRCAVVGNGGILKDSGKGPEIDSHHYVFRTNGAILKGFEQDVGSRTTHYTFSTNTMMNSMNAYGPLGFTGPPMSQETRYVFLPCNERDYLLVKAAATHAAVERGSERNKDPKRYFGQDVTAEKLKMYHPDFVRYLRNRFLRSGTLKTQYKNIYRPTTGAVMLLAALHSCDQVSAYGFMTPDYKNYSDHYYDKKHHPVVFYANHDMGMELTLWQQLHQAGLMNLYMHK; encoded by the exons atgagcagcagcagcaga CCCGGAGTGGAGCCCGGATCCTGTCGAGGGACCACAGCAAACTGTCCTGAGCCGGACAGCGtcccctcctgtctcctgtctcctgcctccttgGTCTCTGTCCTCTGCCTCCGGGTGGAGCGAAGGGCAGGGCACGCAGCCTGGGTCATGAGGAAGCTGGTTCTTGCCGTGGTGACCGCCGGCTCCCTGCTGTGTGTCTACATCCTGTGTGTGAACCTGGAGGAGTCCTGGTCCATAGAACCTATGAGAAACTTCCATGGCTTCAGCCAGAAGCCCAACAG CAGCTCAGGAGCCTCTGAGGAGCGTCTGgacagaaggagcagcagctcaggagCCTCTGAGGAGCGTCTGGACAGAAGGAACAGCAGCGAGCGGTGGAGCCGGCCCTCCGCTGCCTCCACCCGTCACCCTGAgctctcctctgcagccgcTCCGCCTCCAGCCTCAGAGACTCAAACAGCCGCTCGCTCCACGTCCAGGTCTGAAGCTGTGGGGGGGGCCCGGAGCAGCACCACAGGCCCAACACCCCCCCGGTCCACTGAGTCTCCCTTCATCGGAGACGCACGCTACCTGGGTGAAGACGTCCCTGCACAGACG AACTGCACTGACGGCTTTAGAAGCCGAGTCGCTCAGACACGATTTGGGGGACGGTTTCTGAGGCGACTCCCGGTCGTGCAGTGGGCCAATCACGTGAGCCGAGAGCAGTACGAGCGTCTGAGTCAGTACCAAGGACCTCATGGCTGGGGGGGGGTCGACTACAACT TGGTGCTGGAAACTCTCTCCATCCTCAACTCCTCCGCTAACCGGCAGATGCTGGACGACTGGAGCAGCCGCAGCAACGGGTCGGCGTGTTCCCGCTGCGCTGTGGTGGGCAACGGGGGGATCCTGAAGGATTCTGGGAAAGGACCGGAGATCGACAGCCATCACTACGTCTTCAG GACCAACGGGGCGATCCTTAAGGGCTTTGAGCAGGATGTGGGGTCTCGGACCACCCACTACACCTTCTCCACCAACACCATGATGAACTCCATGAACGCCTACGGACCACTCGGCTTCACCGGACCGCCGATGTCTCAG GAAACCCGATACGTCTTCCTGCCGTGCAACGAGCGGGACTACCTGCTGGTGAAGGCTGCAGCCACGCACGCCGCCGTGGAGCGAGGGTCTGAGCGAAACAAAGA tcccaAGAGGTACTTCGGACAGGATGTGACAGCGGAGAAGCTGAAGATGTATCATCCTGACTTCGTCCGTTACCTCAGGAACAG atTCCTTCGATCCGGAACTCTGAAAACTCAATACAAGAACATTTATCGCCCCACGACCGGCGCTGTGATGCTGTTGGCGGCGCTGCACTCCTGCGACCAG GTGAGCGCCTACGGCTTCATGACCCCGGACTATAAGAACTACTCTGACCACTACTACGACAAAAAGCACCACCCGGTGGTCTTCTACGCCAACCACGACATGGGCATGGAGCTGACTCTGTGGCAGCAGCTGCACCAGGCCGGCCTCATGAACCTCTACATGCACAAGTGA
- the st6galnac gene encoding alpha-N-acetylgalactosaminide alpha-2,6-sialyltransferase 2 isoform X2, with amino-acid sequence MSSSSRPGVEPGSCRGTTANCPEPDSVPSCLLSPASLVSVLCLRVERRAGHAAWVMRKLVLAVVTAGSLLCVYILCVNLEESWSIEPMRNFHGFSQKPNSSSGASEERLDRRNSSERWSRPSAASTRHPELSSAAAPPPASETQTAARSTSRSEAVGGARSSTTGPTPPRSTESPFIGDARYLGEDVPAQTNCTDGFRSRVAQTRFGGRFLRRLPVVQWANHVSREQYERLSQYQGPHGWGGVDYNLVLETLSILNSSANRQMLDDWSSRSNGSACSRCAVVGNGGILKDSGKGPEIDSHHYVFRTNGAILKGFEQDVGSRTTHYTFSTNTMMNSMNAYGPLGFTGPPMSQETRYVFLPCNERDYLLVKAAATHAAVERGSERNKDPKRYFGQDVTAEKLKMYHPDFVRYLRNRFLRSGTLKTQYKNIYRPTTGAVMLLAALHSCDQVSAYGFMTPDYKNYSDHYYDKKHHPVVFYANHDMGMELTLWQQLHQAGLMNLYMHK; translated from the exons atgagcagcagcagcaga CCCGGAGTGGAGCCCGGATCCTGTCGAGGGACCACAGCAAACTGTCCTGAGCCGGACAGCGtcccctcctgtctcctgtctcctgcctccttgGTCTCTGTCCTCTGCCTCCGGGTGGAGCGAAGGGCAGGGCACGCAGCCTGGGTCATGAGGAAGCTGGTTCTTGCCGTGGTGACCGCCGGCTCCCTGCTGTGTGTCTACATCCTGTGTGTGAACCTGGAGGAGTCCTGGTCCATAGAACCTATGAGAAACTTCCATGGCTTCAGCCAGAAGCCCAACAG cagctcaggagCCTCTGAGGAGCGTCTGGACAGAAGGAACAGCAGCGAGCGGTGGAGCCGGCCCTCCGCTGCCTCCACCCGTCACCCTGAgctctcctctgcagccgcTCCGCCTCCAGCCTCAGAGACTCAAACAGCCGCTCGCTCCACGTCCAGGTCTGAAGCTGTGGGGGGGGCCCGGAGCAGCACCACAGGCCCAACACCCCCCCGGTCCACTGAGTCTCCCTTCATCGGAGACGCACGCTACCTGGGTGAAGACGTCCCTGCACAGACG AACTGCACTGACGGCTTTAGAAGCCGAGTCGCTCAGACACGATTTGGGGGACGGTTTCTGAGGCGACTCCCGGTCGTGCAGTGGGCCAATCACGTGAGCCGAGAGCAGTACGAGCGTCTGAGTCAGTACCAAGGACCTCATGGCTGGGGGGGGGTCGACTACAACT TGGTGCTGGAAACTCTCTCCATCCTCAACTCCTCCGCTAACCGGCAGATGCTGGACGACTGGAGCAGCCGCAGCAACGGGTCGGCGTGTTCCCGCTGCGCTGTGGTGGGCAACGGGGGGATCCTGAAGGATTCTGGGAAAGGACCGGAGATCGACAGCCATCACTACGTCTTCAG GACCAACGGGGCGATCCTTAAGGGCTTTGAGCAGGATGTGGGGTCTCGGACCACCCACTACACCTTCTCCACCAACACCATGATGAACTCCATGAACGCCTACGGACCACTCGGCTTCACCGGACCGCCGATGTCTCAG GAAACCCGATACGTCTTCCTGCCGTGCAACGAGCGGGACTACCTGCTGGTGAAGGCTGCAGCCACGCACGCCGCCGTGGAGCGAGGGTCTGAGCGAAACAAAGA tcccaAGAGGTACTTCGGACAGGATGTGACAGCGGAGAAGCTGAAGATGTATCATCCTGACTTCGTCCGTTACCTCAGGAACAG atTCCTTCGATCCGGAACTCTGAAAACTCAATACAAGAACATTTATCGCCCCACGACCGGCGCTGTGATGCTGTTGGCGGCGCTGCACTCCTGCGACCAG GTGAGCGCCTACGGCTTCATGACCCCGGACTATAAGAACTACTCTGACCACTACTACGACAAAAAGCACCACCCGGTGGTCTTCTACGCCAACCACGACATGGGCATGGAGCTGACTCTGTGGCAGCAGCTGCACCAGGCCGGCCTCATGAACCTCTACATGCACAAGTGA
- the st6galnac gene encoding alpha-N-acetylgalactosaminide alpha-2,6-sialyltransferase 2 isoform X3, giving the protein MRKLVLAVVTAGSLLCVYILCVNLEESWSIEPMRNFHGFSQKPNSSSGASEERLDRRSSSSGASEERLDRRNSSERWSRPSAASTRHPELSSAAAPPPASETQTAARSTSRSEAVGGARSSTTGPTPPRSTESPFIGDARYLGEDVPAQTNCTDGFRSRVAQTRFGGRFLRRLPVVQWANHVSREQYERLSQYQGPHGWGGVDYNLVLETLSILNSSANRQMLDDWSSRSNGSACSRCAVVGNGGILKDSGKGPEIDSHHYVFRTNGAILKGFEQDVGSRTTHYTFSTNTMMNSMNAYGPLGFTGPPMSQETRYVFLPCNERDYLLVKAAATHAAVERGSERNKDPKRYFGQDVTAEKLKMYHPDFVRYLRNRFLRSGTLKTQYKNIYRPTTGAVMLLAALHSCDQVSAYGFMTPDYKNYSDHYYDKKHHPVVFYANHDMGMELTLWQQLHQAGLMNLYMHK; this is encoded by the exons ATGAGGAAGCTGGTTCTTGCCGTGGTGACCGCCGGCTCCCTGCTGTGTGTCTACATCCTGTGTGTGAACCTGGAGGAGTCCTGGTCCATAGAACCTATGAGAAACTTCCATGGCTTCAGCCAGAAGCCCAACAG CAGCTCAGGAGCCTCTGAGGAGCGTCTGgacagaaggagcagcagctcaggagCCTCTGAGGAGCGTCTGGACAGAAGGAACAGCAGCGAGCGGTGGAGCCGGCCCTCCGCTGCCTCCACCCGTCACCCTGAgctctcctctgcagccgcTCCGCCTCCAGCCTCAGAGACTCAAACAGCCGCTCGCTCCACGTCCAGGTCTGAAGCTGTGGGGGGGGCCCGGAGCAGCACCACAGGCCCAACACCCCCCCGGTCCACTGAGTCTCCCTTCATCGGAGACGCACGCTACCTGGGTGAAGACGTCCCTGCACAGACG AACTGCACTGACGGCTTTAGAAGCCGAGTCGCTCAGACACGATTTGGGGGACGGTTTCTGAGGCGACTCCCGGTCGTGCAGTGGGCCAATCACGTGAGCCGAGAGCAGTACGAGCGTCTGAGTCAGTACCAAGGACCTCATGGCTGGGGGGGGGTCGACTACAACT TGGTGCTGGAAACTCTCTCCATCCTCAACTCCTCCGCTAACCGGCAGATGCTGGACGACTGGAGCAGCCGCAGCAACGGGTCGGCGTGTTCCCGCTGCGCTGTGGTGGGCAACGGGGGGATCCTGAAGGATTCTGGGAAAGGACCGGAGATCGACAGCCATCACTACGTCTTCAG GACCAACGGGGCGATCCTTAAGGGCTTTGAGCAGGATGTGGGGTCTCGGACCACCCACTACACCTTCTCCACCAACACCATGATGAACTCCATGAACGCCTACGGACCACTCGGCTTCACCGGACCGCCGATGTCTCAG GAAACCCGATACGTCTTCCTGCCGTGCAACGAGCGGGACTACCTGCTGGTGAAGGCTGCAGCCACGCACGCCGCCGTGGAGCGAGGGTCTGAGCGAAACAAAGA tcccaAGAGGTACTTCGGACAGGATGTGACAGCGGAGAAGCTGAAGATGTATCATCCTGACTTCGTCCGTTACCTCAGGAACAG atTCCTTCGATCCGGAACTCTGAAAACTCAATACAAGAACATTTATCGCCCCACGACCGGCGCTGTGATGCTGTTGGCGGCGCTGCACTCCTGCGACCAG GTGAGCGCCTACGGCTTCATGACCCCGGACTATAAGAACTACTCTGACCACTACTACGACAAAAAGCACCACCCGGTGGTCTTCTACGCCAACCACGACATGGGCATGGAGCTGACTCTGTGGCAGCAGCTGCACCAGGCCGGCCTCATGAACCTCTACATGCACAAGTGA